One region of Kogia breviceps isolate mKogBre1 chromosome 17, mKogBre1 haplotype 1, whole genome shotgun sequence genomic DNA includes:
- the POLR2K gene encoding DNA-directed RNA polymerases I, II, and III subunit RPABC4 gives MKTGETETSTFVQSLKHKKRTSFISCAQSGFIGHTWGGRGGDSACVISQRRKLAAVQRRVGICSEKRRSFYVLLGTTMDTQKDVQPPKQQPMIYICGECHTENEIKSRDPIRCRECGYRIMYKKRTKRLVVFDAR, from the exons ATGAAAACAGGTGAGACCGAAACAAGCACTTTTGTCCAGAgtctgaaacacaaaaaaagaaccaGCTTCATCAGCTGTGCTCAATCCGGCTTTATCGGCCACACCTGGGGCGGAAGGGGCGGAGACTCCGCTTGCGTCATAAGCCAGCGCCGGAAGTTGGCTGCCGTACAGCGGCGAGTCGGAATCTGTTCGGAAAAGCGGAGAAGTTTCTACGTGTTACTGG GGACAACAATGGACACCCAGAAGGACGTTCAACCCCCAAAGCAGCAGCCAATGATATATATCTGTGGAG AATGtcacacagaaaatgaaataaaatcaaggGATCCAATCCGTTGCAGAGAATGTGGATACAGAATAATGTACAAGAAAAGGACTAAAAGAC TGGTGGTTTTTGATGCTCGATGA